One genomic segment of Hordeum vulgare subsp. vulgare chromosome 2H, MorexV3_pseudomolecules_assembly, whole genome shotgun sequence includes these proteins:
- the LOC123427345 gene encoding O-glucosyltransferase rumi homolog isoform X1, which yields MAMAVTAAGAVEGQRSSKLVAALSRTSATFLFFSVVVVVVGAVATSTRWITTTTTLQASFPTTAAIPAAAAAAAAALHPKTQHPNPSPRFPSRPPRQPPAAYSISCPIPSLRGNTSHAARASKSSQTLSLALSSRSSCRSSQDPPPATTTATADRSSSNSSCPSYFRFIHEDLRPWRAAGGVTRAMLARARATASFRLVVLRGRAFVQRYRPAFQTRDLFTIWGILQLLRRYPGRVPDLDLMFDCVDWPVVRTHLYRGKHAPFMPPLFRYCGDDRTLDIVFPDWSFWGWPEINIKPWDALHKDLKDGNSKIRWFSRKPYAYWKGNAAVATSRQELVKCNVSSMQDWNARIYTQDWFKESKEGYKTSDLGSQCTHRYKIYIEGSAWSISQKYILACDSMTLLVTPKYYDFFSRSLMPLQHYWPVRDDKKCASIQYAVDWGNSHKHLAQRIGKEASDFVQQEVNMDHVYDYMLHLLTEYAKLLKFKPTKPPEAVEVCPESLVCQAEGTEKKFLMESMMKSSHDSGPCDLLPPFSPRELTLLKQRKENSIRQVEMWERRASTTR from the exons TTGCAGGCAAGCTTCCCCACCACCGCGGCcattcccgccgccgccgccgccgccgccgccgctctccaCCCCAAAACACAGCACCCCAACCCATCACCGCGTTTCCCCTCCAGACCACCACGACAACCACCCGCCGCCTACTCCATCTCTTGCCCCATCCCTTCCCTCCGTGGCAACACCTCCCACGCCGCCAGAGCGAGCAAATCTTCCCAAACCCTGTCCCTCGCGCTCTCCTCCCGGTCCTCCTGCCGCTCCTCCCAGGACCCCCCACCGGCCACGACCACCGCCACCGCGGACCGCTCATCCTCCAACTCCTCGTGCCCATCCTACTTCCGCTTCATCCACGAGGACCTCCGCCCATGGCGCGCGGCGGGGGGCGTCACCCGCGCCATGCTCGCGCGCGCCCGCGCCACCGCCAGCTTCCGCCTCGTCGTGCTGCGGGGCCGCGCCTTCGTCCAGCGCTACCGCCCGGCGTTCCAGACGCGCGACCTCTTCACCATCTGGGGGATCCTCCAGCTGCTCCGCCGCTACCCCGGCCGCGTCCCCGACCTCGACCTCATGTTCGACTGCGTCGACTGGCCCGTCGTCCGCACGCACCTCTACCGCGGGAAGCACGCCCCCTTCATGCCGCCTCTGTTCCGGTACTGCGGGGATGACAGGACGCTGGACATCGTCTTCCCGGATTGGTCGTTCTGGGGCTG GCCGGAGATCAACATAAAACCATGGGATGCCCTGCATAAAGATTTGAAGGATGGCAATAGTAAGATAAGATGGTTCAGTAGAAAACCTTATGCTTACTGGAAAGGGAATGCAGCAGTTGCCACATCACGACAGGAATTGGTTAAGTGTAATGTCTCCAGTATGCAAGATTGGAATGCAAGGATTTACACTCAG GACTGGTTCAAAGAGAGCAAGGAAGGGTATAAGACCTCGGATTTGGGCAGTCAGTGCACTCACAG GTACAAGATCTATATAGAAGGATCAGCATGGTCTATCAGTCAGAAATATATTCTAGCATGTGATTCAATGACATTGTTGGTCACACCAAAATACTATGATTTCTTTTCAAGGTCTCTTATGCCGCTTCAGCATTATTGGCCAGTTCGGGATGACAAGAAATGCGCCTCAATACAATATGCTGTTGACTGGGGCAACTCTCACAAGCATTTG GCACAGCGCATAGGAAAGGAAGCAAGCGATTTCGTTCAGCAAGAGGTTAATATGGATCATGTGTATGACTATATGCTTCACCTTTTAACCGAGTATGCCAAGCTTCTAAAGTTCAAGCCAACTAAGCCACCTGAAGCTGTTGAGGTCTGTCCTGAATCTTTGGTCTGCCAAGCTGAAGGCACTGAGAAGAAGTTTCTTATGGAATCCATGATGAAGTCTTCCCATGATTCAGGTCCATGTGATCTCCTCCCACCTTTCAGCCCTCGGGAGCTCACACTGCTAAAACAGAGGAAAGAAAATTCAAttaggcaggttgaaatgtgggaGCGGAGAGCTTCGACAACTAGATGA